TTATTTTTCTAGGGTATGTCCTTAGAGTGAGCCTCAAACTCCAAAAAATAGGCACCCTAAAATCAGCGACTCTTATTCTTTGAAAGTCATTTCATCGCAATCGACAATACTGTGGGCAGAATTGCAGTAACCCCTATCACATTTTCGCGTCTGTGCTAACATACAAGACGAAACACGGGTTTCTGTCATTTCTCCTGATATCTGGCAAGCTGTCACAGAGTGGGTGCGGGCATGAAACGCTCTTTAGGGGCGGCACTCGACTGGATGGGCAGCGATGAAGGTAGGAAAGTGACAGGTAGAAAATTAGAACATTTCAATAACCATGACAAAAGGTGTTATGAACCAGCAGGTTGCTCACCCGATGGAAAAATTGCAGCGACAAGTTCGCTCGCTTGTCCAGTCCAAAGTGCTGAAGCCCAGCGATCGCATCTGGAAAATTGCCTTCCTCTACGGGGATGATTGGGCGTTCTGGAAGCGTGAGCTACAGGATTTTGACTTCTCAATGCAGGATACGATCGAGTCGCTGCTTGCAGTTGAAACCTGGGAAGAGGACGAGTAGATTCCGAGGATTAACCCCAGTAGATCCCTCATTACCGTTGCCCGATCGCCTATCCTGCTTGTTGATTCACCAAATTGATTTTCTGAAACTAAAACAGGTCGATCAGGTAGACAGATTTTCAGCCAGATTTGCAGATATATTTGCAGACCCACTACTAGGGCTGAGATCGCTGGATTGAATCCAGGGTTTGTCCCAGCATTTCCACGTTGGGGCGCACGATCGCTCGGATCACCAGTGCCGTCACGTTATCGTGTCCGTTCCGTTCATTTGCCAAGTTAATGAGCTGATTGACCCCTTGCTCGACCGATAGCTGCGAGCGCAGAATAGGTTCCAGATGAGTTTGCCAGCTTCGCTCCAGCAGATCATTGTCGGATAAGCCATCGGAGCAGAGCAGCAGCAGCAAGTCCTCATTCAGCTCCAGAAACTTGACATCTGGGTTAATAAAGTTGCCATCGCGGGGACCAAGTGCCTGAGTTAGCTGGTACGCGTCCGGACGAGCATATGCGATCGCAGGTTCAACGCCCCTCTGGATTTCACGCTGTCCAACCTCGTGATCCACCGTCAGCTGCTCCAGGCTGCGTGACCGACTGAAGCGATAGAGACGGCTATCTCCAACATGGGCGATCGCTGCCTCTGTATTGTGAATGAGTACCAGCA
This is a stretch of genomic DNA from Leptolyngbya ohadii IS1. It encodes these proteins:
- a CDS encoding DUF4327 family protein, whose translation is MTKGVMNQQVAHPMEKLQRQVRSLVQSKVLKPSDRIWKIAFLYGDDWAFWKRELQDFDFSMQDTIESLLAVETWEEDE